Proteins found in one Saccharopolyspora phatthalungensis genomic segment:
- a CDS encoding 2-hydroxyacid dehydrogenase, which yields MTQRVLSTRRDLPGSGLARLESQVEVVSWTGTGTPKPAELARIAGGANGILALGNDRIDAELLDAAGPSLRVVSLASMGFDAVDQQAAADRGVVVTHTPGVLAETTADLAFALILMARRRLASARDCLHAGGWSVFRMDDYLGLDVCGATLGLLGYGQIGRAVARRAAGFGMRVLHHDPFAPQDDHLSWAVDFATLLAESDVLSLHVPLTDSTRGIIGADQLRAMKPTATLVNTSRGGVVDEVALLAALRDGVIHSAGLDVFEREPRGADVTDLVEQSRLVALPHVGSATEATRAAMVDLAVDNLLDVLFGRSARTPLPGTAAKPGAEEAVR from the coding sequence CGCGTGCTCAGCACACGCCGGGACCTTCCGGGCAGCGGCCTGGCTCGCCTCGAGTCCCAGGTGGAAGTTGTCTCCTGGACTGGAACGGGCACGCCGAAACCTGCCGAACTGGCCCGAATCGCCGGTGGCGCCAACGGTATCCTCGCCCTGGGCAACGATCGCATCGACGCCGAGCTGCTAGACGCCGCCGGACCATCGTTGCGCGTGGTCAGCCTCGCGAGCATGGGATTCGACGCGGTCGACCAACAGGCCGCCGCGGACCGAGGCGTCGTGGTCACCCACACGCCGGGGGTGCTGGCCGAGACCACCGCCGACCTGGCCTTCGCCCTGATCCTGATGGCACGGCGCCGCCTTGCCTCAGCCCGCGACTGCCTGCACGCGGGCGGCTGGAGCGTGTTCCGCATGGACGACTACCTCGGCCTGGACGTGTGCGGCGCGACGCTGGGCCTGCTCGGTTACGGCCAGATCGGACGAGCCGTCGCTCGCCGGGCCGCCGGCTTCGGCATGCGCGTACTCCACCACGACCCGTTCGCCCCGCAGGACGATCACCTGTCCTGGGCGGTTGACTTCGCAACACTGCTCGCCGAGTCCGACGTCCTCTCGCTGCACGTGCCGCTGACCGACTCCACTCGAGGCATCATCGGCGCAGACCAGCTTCGCGCCATGAAGCCGACCGCGACGCTGGTCAATACCTCGCGCGGCGGTGTCGTCGACGAGGTAGCGCTGTTGGCTGCGCTTCGCGACGGCGTGATCCACTCAGCCGGACTGGACGTCTTCGAACGCGAACCGCGCGGTGCGGACGTAACCGATCTCGTCGAACAGTCCCGGCTGGTCGCCCTACCGCACGTAGGATCGGCCACCGAGGCGACCCGCGCGGCGATGGTGGACCTTGCCGTCGACAACCTCCTTGACGTGCTTTTCGGCCGCTCCGCCCGCACCCCGCTCCCGGGCACTGCCGCGAAGCCAGGCGCCGAAGAAGCCGTGCGATGA
- a CDS encoding alpha/beta fold hydrolase, whose protein sequence is MLQQGAIPTDGAELYFEARGEGPPVLLIQGGVSEAGATEQLADALARRYQVITYDRRGLSRSTVSTDVPITMARHADDAGALLAAVATQPARVVGVSIGALIGLHLVVQHPDRVDVLVAHEPPMSAVVPDGVQEEALDTVAALARKDVWAAIRHMVALTNGEGSREEGARSPDPIGDLGANLHRFFGYDFPAVRSSTLDSAGLAGVPESTAIIPTGGAESRGQWEYRCASTLAHQLGRELVEMPGGHNGLVSHPQATAAALMRLFSEPTHENFLSDLVVRGVLENPTSGSHRSDGKPGHSESIG, encoded by the coding sequence GTGCTGCAGCAAGGAGCCATCCCGACCGATGGAGCAGAGCTCTACTTCGAGGCGCGCGGCGAGGGGCCTCCCGTGCTCCTCATACAGGGCGGCGTAAGCGAGGCCGGCGCAACCGAACAGCTGGCCGACGCATTGGCCCGGCGTTATCAGGTGATCACTTACGACCGGCGCGGCCTGTCCCGCAGCACCGTCTCGACCGACGTCCCGATCACGATGGCACGTCATGCCGACGATGCGGGAGCCCTGTTGGCCGCGGTCGCGACACAGCCGGCACGGGTGGTAGGGGTCAGCATCGGTGCGCTGATCGGGCTGCATCTGGTCGTGCAGCACCCCGACCGCGTGGATGTGCTTGTTGCGCATGAACCACCGATGTCCGCGGTGGTGCCGGACGGCGTCCAGGAAGAGGCACTGGATACCGTTGCCGCGCTTGCACGTAAAGACGTGTGGGCAGCGATCCGGCATATGGTCGCACTGACCAATGGCGAGGGCTCTAGGGAAGAAGGAGCCCGGTCGCCGGATCCGATTGGCGACCTCGGCGCGAACCTGCACCGCTTTTTCGGTTACGACTTCCCCGCAGTACGAAGTTCGACGCTGGACTCCGCCGGCCTCGCCGGAGTGCCGGAATCGACGGCAATCATCCCGACCGGCGGCGCGGAGTCACGCGGACAATGGGAGTACCGCTGCGCCAGCACACTCGCGCATCAGCTCGGCCGCGAGCTCGTCGAAATGCCCGGCGGGCACAACGGTCTGGTCAGCCACCCGCAAGCAACCGCGGCCGCGCTGATGCGCCTGTTCTCGGAGCCCACCCACGAGAATTTTCTGTCGGACCTCGTCGTTCGGGGCGTTCTTGAGAATCCTACAAGCGGGTCCCATCGGTCTGACGGTAAACCTGGACACAGTGAGTCAATCGGCTGA
- a CDS encoding helix-turn-helix domain-containing protein produces the protein MNGPRQRCQCCGTVLRVGVNDALCGPCARAAGFREPIPEGFYEDADLCAALESYDFGAVFTAVRRQTGLSQLQLADLLGLSQSRVSAVERGERRLTHVRTAARLATFLRIPASLLGFPTSHTVTGDVTDKEVSWLERRDFLSLVTAATLGSSLNPELARLGSLLPGQVEPVTRPRIGAADVDAIEAVTDGFRRSHSAYGGGLCRAAALTQLHQVRQLEDALCSPEIRTRLLVAIADLASTAAWLAYDVDDHDAARRLWTYTLDTARRADDDPRATDLAVHVLLDMAHQALHLERASEALHLVQLASATAANRKHPVSTITQGYTSAILGCCRAALGEPEPTHRAIGQAQETYAAADPATTPPWTKFVTNAEITGQQGYSLYLLSLSRPEFAPQAIEKLTSASTGYGAEYECSRAVTLPPLASAQFQAGDIDAAVATGYDAVEAITGLSFTRGYARLRVLDTVAAPHNGKSEVADLREHIRTALTTTA, from the coding sequence ATGAATGGTCCGCGACAACGCTGCCAGTGCTGCGGCACTGTGCTGCGTGTCGGCGTGAATGACGCGTTGTGCGGACCCTGTGCCCGCGCCGCCGGTTTCCGTGAGCCGATCCCGGAGGGCTTTTACGAGGACGCGGACCTGTGCGCCGCGTTGGAAAGCTATGACTTCGGCGCGGTTTTCACCGCCGTGCGGCGGCAAACCGGGCTCTCGCAACTCCAGCTCGCCGACCTGCTGGGCTTGTCCCAATCCCGGGTCTCCGCTGTCGAGCGGGGCGAGCGTCGGCTGACCCACGTCAGGACTGCCGCTCGGTTGGCCACGTTCCTGCGCATCCCGGCCTCGTTGCTCGGATTTCCCACCAGCCATACCGTAACGGGTGACGTCACTGACAAGGAGGTGAGTTGGTTGGAACGCAGAGACTTTCTCTCCCTGGTTACGGCCGCCACGTTGGGCTCCAGCCTGAATCCCGAACTCGCCCGGCTGGGCTCGCTGCTGCCCGGCCAGGTCGAGCCGGTAACCCGACCCCGCATCGGCGCGGCCGACGTCGACGCCATCGAGGCAGTCACCGACGGGTTCCGCCGCTCACACTCCGCCTACGGCGGTGGGCTATGCCGCGCCGCAGCCCTCACACAACTGCACCAGGTGCGCCAGTTGGAGGACGCCCTCTGCTCGCCGGAGATCCGCACCCGGCTGCTGGTGGCCATCGCCGACCTGGCCAGCACGGCAGCGTGGCTAGCCTACGACGTCGACGATCACGACGCCGCCCGCCGCCTGTGGACCTACACCCTGGACACCGCCCGCCGCGCCGACGACGACCCCCGCGCCACCGACCTGGCAGTCCACGTGCTGCTGGACATGGCACACCAAGCGCTGCACCTCGAACGCGCAAGTGAGGCACTGCACCTCGTGCAACTCGCGTCGGCGACCGCCGCCAACCGCAAACACCCGGTCAGCACCATCACCCAGGGCTACACCTCCGCGATCCTCGGCTGTTGCCGCGCAGCGCTCGGCGAGCCAGAGCCCACCCACCGCGCCATCGGACAAGCCCAAGAGACCTACGCCGCCGCCGATCCGGCCACCACACCGCCGTGGACAAAGTTCGTCACCAACGCCGAGATCACCGGCCAACAGGGCTACTCCCTGTACCTGTTGTCGCTGTCCCGCCCGGAGTTCGCGCCGCAAGCCATCGAGAAACTGACCAGCGCATCAACCGGGTACGGCGCGGAATATGAGTGCAGCCGCGCCGTGACCCTGCCGCCGCTGGCCTCCGCGCAGTTCCAGGCCGGTGATATCGACGCCGCGGTGGCCACCGGCTACGACGCGGTGGAGGCGATCACCGGACTGTCCTTCACCCGCGGCTACGCCCGGCTGCGCGTGTTGGACACCGTGGCCGCGCCACACAACGGCAAATCCGAGGTCGCCGACCTCCGCGAACACATCCGCACCGCGCTCACCACAACCGCCTAG
- the fxlM gene encoding methyltransferase, FxLD system: MTNATSTRPEDLREQMISNIKDAGHLHSERIEHAFRAVPRHRFVPAASLEDAYANKAITIKPGDGRPASCLSVPTVVAMMLGQLDPQPGENVLEIGAGTGYNAALLAELVGPTGNVTTIDIHPDVTDHARHALAETGNDRVRVVTGDGAFGAPDQAPYDKIIVTVGPWDLPPAWFEQLAPEGTLVVPLHWRGQARSVAFVRRDDHLRAANSQLCGFIPMIGIVPTGEHTGQIAENVTLYWDTDQHIDPAALCEAFIGPKTTVWSGATVAAGEPFDHIWLWLTATEQGTCRIAADSTAIDAGTCRPAFPDRTPALVESDSLAYLTKPRPVDGPDGKRRYELGATGHGPAAARLAERLVEQIRRFDRDRVAQPVITAYPADTPDENLPTGGVTIDKHHIRMIITS, from the coding sequence ATGACCAACGCCACCAGTACTCGCCCCGAGGACCTGCGCGAGCAGATGATCAGCAACATCAAGGACGCTGGTCACCTGCACTCCGAGCGCATCGAGCACGCGTTCCGGGCCGTTCCCCGGCACAGGTTCGTGCCCGCCGCGTCCCTGGAGGACGCCTACGCCAACAAGGCGATCACCATCAAGCCCGGCGACGGCCGGCCCGCCAGTTGCCTCTCCGTTCCGACCGTCGTGGCGATGATGCTCGGCCAGCTCGACCCGCAGCCCGGCGAAAACGTGCTGGAGATCGGGGCCGGCACCGGCTACAACGCCGCACTGCTGGCCGAACTCGTCGGCCCGACCGGCAACGTCACCACCATCGACATCCACCCCGACGTCACCGACCACGCCCGCCACGCCCTGGCCGAAACCGGCAACGACCGGGTGCGGGTGGTCACCGGCGACGGCGCCTTCGGCGCCCCGGACCAGGCCCCCTACGACAAGATCATCGTCACGGTGGGGCCGTGGGATCTGCCCCCCGCGTGGTTCGAACAGCTCGCCCCCGAGGGGACGCTCGTGGTCCCGCTGCACTGGCGCGGCCAGGCCCGCAGCGTCGCGTTCGTCCGTCGCGACGACCACCTGCGTGCCGCCAATAGCCAGCTCTGTGGGTTCATCCCCATGATCGGCATCGTGCCTACCGGCGAGCACACCGGCCAGATTGCCGAGAACGTCACCCTGTACTGGGACACCGACCAGCACATCGACCCGGCCGCGCTGTGCGAGGCGTTCATCGGACCCAAGACCACCGTCTGGTCCGGCGCCACCGTGGCCGCAGGCGAGCCCTTCGACCACATCTGGCTGTGGCTGACCGCCACCGAACAGGGCACCTGCCGCATCGCGGCCGACTCCACCGCCATTGACGCCGGGACCTGTCGCCCCGCGTTCCCTGACCGCACTCCAGCCCTCGTCGAGAGCGACTCGCTGGCCTACCTCACCAAGCCCCGCCCAGTAGACGGCCCGGACGGCAAACGCCGCTACGAACTCGGCGCCACCGGCCACGGCCCCGCCGCAGCCCGGCTCGCCGAGCGGCTGGTCGAGCAGATCCGCCGCTTCGACCGCGACCGCGTCGCCCAGCCCGTCATCACCGCCTACCCCGCCGACACGCCGGACGAGAACCTGCCCACCGGCGGAGTGACCATCGACAAGCACCACATCCGCATGATCATCACGTCCTGA
- a CDS encoding 3'-5' exonuclease — MTTFTVIDFEATTPAIEVATLSLRPTTGPLAEIARFEALIKPPAHAPVTDFDTRTTGIRAADVADQPPAQQVLAELDAALAPHQPMVLVAHHAPTEAGLLHHYRDACPGLAGLPVVDTIAMAKLLLPYLGTYNLDHLLVACKIPRPAHRHRAMPDVEATAALFQTLLDRDTGGAHWPSLEALIKTTARQPKTGEPDPQLGLF; from the coding sequence GTGACTACCTTCACCGTCATCGATTTCGAAGCCACCACCCCGGCGATCGAAGTGGCCACCCTCAGCCTCCGCCCCACAACAGGCCCACTGGCCGAGATTGCGCGTTTCGAAGCGCTAATCAAACCGCCGGCGCACGCGCCGGTCACGGATTTCGATACCCGCACCACGGGCATCCGGGCCGCCGATGTAGCCGATCAACCACCGGCACAGCAAGTGCTGGCCGAGCTTGATGCCGCGTTGGCGCCGCACCAGCCGATGGTGCTGGTCGCCCACCACGCCCCAACCGAAGCGGGCCTACTGCACCACTACCGGGACGCCTGCCCCGGATTGGCGGGCCTGCCGGTCGTGGACACCATCGCGATGGCCAAACTGCTCCTGCCGTACCTGGGGACCTACAACCTCGATCACCTGCTGGTGGCCTGCAAGATCCCGCGCCCGGCCCACCGCCACCGCGCGATGCCCGACGTCGAAGCCACCGCGGCGTTGTTCCAGACACTGCTCGACCGAGACACCGGCGGCGCGCACTGGCCCAGCCTGGAAGCGCTCATCAAGACCACAGCCCGCCAGCCCAAGACCGGGGAACCGGACCCGCAACTGGGACTTTTCTAG
- a CDS encoding lantibiotic dehydratase yields MRTYEAMDSVLIRATTLPESVEFPCWPDLAGSDVVGWREWLRRVWGISGFADAVTVASPVLAAQVRRQIATRPPAGDDEVRVRRLVETLARYLLRWAGRATPFGLFAGVAPVEVGGRAVARVGGRHQPVFRPDGECVDRQVRRIEQRLETLRTVEVRTNSLGFARGGSWIVHASLD; encoded by the coding sequence ATGCGTACCTATGAGGCGATGGACTCGGTGTTGATCAGGGCCACGACGCTGCCCGAGAGCGTGGAGTTTCCGTGTTGGCCGGACCTGGCTGGCAGCGACGTGGTCGGCTGGCGGGAGTGGTTGCGGCGGGTCTGGGGGATAAGCGGGTTCGCGGATGCGGTGACGGTGGCGTCGCCGGTGCTGGCGGCCCAGGTGCGGCGGCAGATCGCGACACGCCCGCCGGCCGGTGACGACGAGGTGCGGGTGCGGCGTCTGGTGGAGACGCTGGCGCGGTATCTGCTGCGCTGGGCAGGTCGGGCCACGCCGTTCGGTTTGTTCGCGGGTGTCGCACCGGTGGAGGTCGGTGGTCGTGCGGTGGCGCGGGTCGGTGGGCGGCATCAGCCGGTGTTCCGGCCGGATGGTGAGTGTGTGGATCGGCAGGTCCGCCGTATCGAGCAGCGGCTGGAGACGCTGCGGACTGTGGAGGTGCGGACGAACAGCCTGGGGTTCGCGCGCGGTGGCTCGTGGATCGTCCATGCCTCACTTGACTGA
- a CDS encoding methyltransferase domain-containing protein, whose product MNADTTTSAEELRNVMVDKIVEEHQWRGLPLRADVERALRKVPRELFIPGVSVEDAYADTAVITKRENNMNLSSVSAPNVIADMLNQAHGQHILEIGSGGYNAALLREIAGPNGSVTTVDIDEDVTDRARACLDAAGYSDVKVVCADAEFEIESGRRYDLIIVTVGSWDIPTAWVDQLTNDGTLVVPLRTLG is encoded by the coding sequence ATGAACGCCGACACCACGACCTCGGCGGAAGAGCTCCGCAATGTCATGGTGGACAAGATCGTCGAGGAGCACCAGTGGCGGGGCCTTCCGTTGCGTGCCGACGTGGAACGGGCGCTGCGGAAGGTGCCTCGTGAATTGTTTATTCCGGGGGTCTCCGTCGAGGATGCCTACGCCGACACCGCGGTGATCACCAAGCGCGAGAACAACATGAACCTCAGCTCGGTATCCGCGCCTAACGTCATCGCCGACATGCTGAACCAGGCGCATGGTCAGCACATCCTCGAAATCGGCAGTGGGGGATACAACGCGGCACTGTTGCGAGAGATCGCCGGTCCGAACGGGTCGGTGACGACCGTCGACATCGACGAGGATGTCACCGACCGAGCACGGGCGTGCCTGGATGCGGCGGGCTACTCGGACGTGAAGGTCGTGTGCGCCGACGCCGAGTTCGAGATCGAGTCTGGCCGCCGTTATGACTTGATCATCGTGACGGTCGGGTCGTGGGACATCCCGACCGCATGGGTGGATCAGCTGACCAACGACGGCACTCTCGTGGTTCCCTTGCGTACCTTGGGCTGA
- a CDS encoding DUF6879 family protein: MSRLVRPGPGFDELFSSFGRSAWRFETQPAYHVDAEQQAMRRYLNSGELDVSYLTGWLDGVREATRQGKRYARVRVLTEPLTDYLRFEMAVAPYNIAAGEDIRVLSPAQASELALPDYDYWLFDDEWLAIMHFGPSGLRNAEVVTDPETVEQHRAWRDTAARNGRSFEDHPARGLS; encoded by the coding sequence ATGAGCCGCCTTGTCAGACCTGGCCCCGGGTTCGACGAGCTGTTTTCCAGCTTCGGCCGCTCAGCATGGCGTTTCGAGACCCAACCTGCCTACCACGTCGACGCCGAGCAGCAGGCGATGCGCCGCTACCTGAACAGCGGCGAGCTCGATGTCAGCTACCTGACCGGATGGCTCGATGGGGTTCGCGAGGCGACCAGGCAGGGCAAGCGCTACGCCCGCGTCCGAGTGCTGACCGAGCCCCTGACCGACTACCTGCGGTTCGAAATGGCTGTCGCGCCATACAACATCGCCGCAGGCGAAGACATCCGCGTGCTCTCCCCAGCCCAGGCCAGCGAACTGGCCCTGCCGGACTACGACTACTGGTTGTTCGACGACGAATGGCTCGCCATCATGCACTTCGGGCCGTCCGGCCTGCGCAATGCCGAAGTCGTCACCGACCCAGAGACCGTCGAGCAGCACCGTGCATGGAGGGACACGGCTGCCCGCAACGGGAGATCCTTCGAGGACCACCCTGCCCGGGGCCTAAGCTAG
- a CDS encoding helix-turn-helix domain-containing protein: MTDFDKRRRAFGDRLRQLREHTGLTGHQFAARAGWGQPKISKLENGRQTPTDSDIITWCQTAGTSDEAREDLRDALRDLKVHYESWRRSHREGSRARQEESRSLEQSAARIRAVDFGVVPGLLQIPDYASEVFRLYSELNGTAADIDEAVAARIQRQSILYDTSKRIEILIAEAALRYPVCSPEIMRSQLDRLTSLIGINHIRFGILPLDRQLPYMPMHGYWLLDDLALVENITAEIRITDEDEVATYHTLTDRLWNVAAQDDKARTILHHLTAT; this comes from the coding sequence GTGACCGACTTCGACAAACGCCGCCGCGCCTTCGGCGACCGGCTCCGCCAACTCCGTGAGCACACCGGACTGACCGGACATCAGTTTGCCGCGCGCGCCGGGTGGGGTCAGCCGAAGATCTCGAAGCTGGAGAACGGTCGGCAAACGCCCACCGACTCCGACATCATCACCTGGTGCCAGACCGCCGGCACCTCTGACGAGGCTCGCGAAGACCTGCGTGACGCTCTGCGAGACCTCAAAGTCCACTACGAATCATGGCGCCGCAGCCACCGCGAAGGGTCCCGCGCCCGGCAGGAAGAGAGCCGCAGCCTCGAACAATCCGCCGCGCGCATCCGCGCGGTCGACTTCGGCGTCGTACCCGGCCTCCTCCAGATTCCCGACTACGCCAGCGAAGTCTTCCGCCTCTACTCCGAACTCAACGGCACCGCAGCCGACATCGACGAAGCCGTCGCCGCCCGGATCCAACGACAAAGCATCCTCTACGACACCAGCAAACGCATCGAAATCCTCATCGCCGAGGCAGCCCTACGCTACCCCGTCTGCTCCCCCGAAATCATGCGCTCGCAACTCGACCGGCTCACGTCCCTAATCGGCATCAACCACATCCGCTTCGGCATACTCCCACTCGACCGGCAACTGCCATACATGCCCATGCACGGATACTGGCTCCTCGACGACCTAGCACTCGTGGAAAACATCACCGCCGAAATCCGCATCACCGACGAAGACGAAGTCGCCACCTACCACACACTCACCGACCGACTCTGGAACGTCGCAGCCCAGGACGACAAAGCCCGGACCATCCTGCACCACCTGACAGCAACATGA
- a CDS encoding LLM class flavin-dependent oxidoreductase — MAPSETDVRLSVLDTSPIVQGSTARQALHNTLDLARFADELGYYRYWVSEHHSMRGVASSAPAVLVGRIAAATDRMRVGSGGVLLPNHAPLVVAEQFGTLEALHPGRIDLGLGRAPGGPPDAVAAIRSAHARTEMPFAERLHELLGYFDPPEDQTPTAVPAVGNQPHVWILGSSTASAELAGSVGLPYAFAHHLNPEGLEAVQVYKDAFRPSPMSPAPQIIISVSVIAADTDERAEWLAGSTRLKVLSRMRGKRILLPSPEDAAAYPYTAADREEIAARSQSVLVGAPTTVRSKLNSVLNATGADELMVTTPVYNHADRRRSYDLLSSLAFSCQHPARGTSTGRVTVSDGVSPT, encoded by the coding sequence GTGGCTCCGTCGGAGACTGACGTGCGGTTGTCCGTTCTGGACACTTCGCCCATTGTGCAGGGCTCGACGGCTCGGCAGGCCCTGCACAACACCCTCGATCTGGCCCGGTTTGCCGACGAACTGGGCTATTACCGGTACTGGGTGTCCGAGCACCACAGCATGCGCGGCGTCGCCAGCTCTGCTCCCGCAGTGCTGGTGGGGCGGATCGCCGCCGCTACTGACCGCATGCGCGTGGGATCCGGCGGGGTTCTGTTGCCCAATCACGCGCCGCTGGTGGTCGCAGAGCAGTTCGGGACTCTGGAGGCGCTACACCCCGGAAGGATTGATCTCGGACTCGGCCGCGCCCCCGGTGGACCGCCAGACGCCGTCGCCGCGATCCGCAGTGCACACGCGCGCACCGAAATGCCGTTTGCCGAGCGACTGCACGAGTTGCTGGGCTACTTCGATCCGCCGGAGGATCAGACTCCCACGGCGGTACCCGCCGTCGGAAACCAGCCGCATGTATGGATTCTCGGCTCAAGCACAGCCAGCGCCGAGCTGGCGGGCTCGGTCGGCTTGCCCTACGCGTTCGCTCACCACCTCAACCCGGAGGGTCTGGAGGCAGTCCAGGTGTATAAGGACGCGTTCCGGCCTTCCCCGATGTCGCCGGCCCCGCAGATTATCATCAGCGTGTCGGTCATCGCCGCAGACACCGATGAGCGCGCCGAATGGCTCGCGGGATCAACTCGGCTGAAGGTGCTCAGCCGCATGCGGGGCAAGCGGATCCTGTTGCCCAGCCCGGAAGACGCAGCCGCCTACCCCTACACCGCCGCAGACCGCGAGGAAATCGCCGCGCGCTCCCAAAGCGTCCTGGTGGGCGCGCCGACCACCGTGCGCAGCAAGCTGAATTCCGTGCTCAACGCGACGGGCGCGGACGAGCTCATGGTGACCACCCCGGTCTACAACCACGCTGATCGCCGCCGATCCTACGACCTGCTCAGCTCGCTAGCGTTCAGCTGCCAGCACCCCGCTCGCGGAACTTCCACAGGACGCGTGACCGTCTCTGACGGCGTCTCCCCAACGTAA
- a CDS encoding M20 family metallopeptidase, whose amino-acid sequence MDTVDLAQQLVRLDTRAGGEKPAAELVASLVADAGFEVQIDEPVPGRANVIARSGTGTPITLTGHLDTVPADGSSWSWDPLSGQIEGGRLLGRGSSDMKAGVACIVTAAIRHAADRPSGVGTQLVFTFGEETGCEGGAQIDRAALRPSPVLVVAEPTANRVVLGHKGTLWLRLAVRGVAAHGSRPELGRNALAELAAAAVRIHQHTGWPVSPAQGPATVNVGTFRSGVQPNLVPDHAEMCLDVRTVAGFGSAEAIAEITALAGPEVRIERILDLPGVATGPDSPFVRNLVEIVGDARWQPEHATYFTDASVLAEKLGEPDVVLFGPGDPEQAHTVDESCSVELIEQAAEAIYQLLRRGAALC is encoded by the coding sequence GTGGACACTGTCGACCTAGCCCAGCAACTGGTCCGGCTCGACACGCGCGCGGGTGGTGAGAAACCCGCCGCCGAACTGGTGGCCTCGCTGGTGGCCGACGCCGGTTTCGAGGTGCAGATCGACGAACCCGTGCCGGGCCGCGCGAACGTCATCGCCCGCTCCGGCACGGGGACGCCGATCACCCTGACCGGCCACCTGGACACCGTCCCAGCCGACGGATCCTCTTGGTCGTGGGATCCGCTGAGCGGGCAGATCGAAGGTGGGCGTTTGCTGGGGCGCGGCAGCAGCGACATGAAAGCCGGCGTCGCATGCATCGTCACCGCCGCTATCCGGCACGCCGCGGACCGCCCGTCCGGCGTCGGGACCCAGCTCGTGTTCACCTTCGGCGAGGAGACCGGCTGCGAGGGCGGCGCGCAGATTGACCGGGCGGCTTTGCGCCCCAGCCCGGTGCTGGTGGTGGCCGAGCCGACCGCGAACCGGGTTGTGCTGGGACACAAGGGAACTCTGTGGCTCCGGCTGGCGGTGCGTGGCGTCGCCGCGCACGGTTCGCGGCCGGAGCTGGGCCGCAACGCCCTGGCGGAACTGGCGGCGGCAGCGGTGCGGATCCACCAGCACACCGGCTGGCCGGTGAGCCCGGCGCAGGGGCCGGCGACGGTCAACGTGGGCACGTTCCGCTCGGGCGTGCAGCCCAACCTGGTTCCGGACCACGCCGAAATGTGCCTCGACGTGCGCACTGTCGCCGGTTTCGGTTCGGCGGAAGCGATCGCGGAGATCACCGCCCTGGCCGGGCCGGAGGTTCGGATCGAACGAATCCTCGACCTGCCGGGCGTCGCGACGGGCCCGGATTCTCCATTCGTGCGAAACCTGGTCGAGATTGTCGGCGATGCGCGGTGGCAGCCGGAGCACGCCACCTACTTCACGGACGCGTCCGTGCTGGCCGAAAAGCTGGGCGAGCCGGATGTCGTGCTGTTCGGCCCGGGTGATCCGGAGCAGGCCCACACCGTGGACGAGAGCTGCTCGGTGGAGCTGATCGAGCAAGCGGCGGAAGCGATCTACCAACTGCTGCGGCGCGGCGCCGCACTGTGCTGA